The following coding sequences lie in one Isoptericola variabilis 225 genomic window:
- a CDS encoding acetate/propionate family kinase, producing the protein MSIVPESERPNPYSAYGAHGSVLVLNSGSSSLKYQLVNPVGGEAIAAGIVERIGESSGSVRHTYAGNTTERELEVPNHAAALRLALGLFDEIGPRLADAGIHAVGHRVVHGGERFSRPVVIDDDVVAAIHELVPLAPLHNPANVQGIEVARELLADVPHVAVFDTAFFQALPPAAYTYAIDRDVARAHGVRRYGFHGTSHQYVAGKVARVLGRRVQDLNTIVLHLGNGASASAVRGGVPVDTSMGLTPLEGLVMGTRSGDVDPAVVFHLARNAGMSIDELDTLLNKRSGVKGLSGENDMRQLRRLVEEGDEDASLAFDVYVHRLKKYVGAYLAVLGRVDVVAFTAGVGENDARVRAAVCSGLEGLGIAVDEERNAARAGEPRIISPDWATTLVMVVPTMEELAIARQCVEAVEGLQPSAAVPAG; encoded by the coding sequence GTGAGCATCGTCCCCGAGTCGGAACGGCCCAACCCGTACAGCGCGTACGGGGCGCACGGGTCGGTGCTCGTGCTCAACTCGGGCTCCTCGTCGCTGAAGTACCAGCTCGTCAACCCGGTGGGCGGCGAGGCGATCGCGGCGGGGATCGTCGAGCGGATCGGCGAGTCGTCGGGCTCGGTGCGCCACACCTACGCCGGCAACACGACCGAGCGCGAGCTCGAGGTCCCCAACCACGCGGCCGCGCTGCGGCTCGCGCTCGGGCTGTTCGACGAGATCGGGCCGCGCCTGGCCGACGCCGGGATCCACGCCGTCGGGCACCGCGTCGTCCACGGCGGCGAGCGGTTCTCGCGGCCCGTGGTCATCGACGACGACGTCGTGGCGGCGATCCACGAGCTCGTGCCGCTCGCGCCGCTGCACAACCCGGCCAACGTGCAGGGCATCGAGGTCGCGCGCGAGCTGCTCGCCGACGTCCCGCACGTCGCCGTCTTCGACACGGCGTTCTTCCAGGCGCTGCCGCCCGCGGCGTACACGTACGCGATCGACCGCGACGTCGCGCGCGCACACGGCGTGCGCCGCTACGGCTTCCACGGCACCTCGCACCAGTACGTCGCGGGCAAGGTCGCGCGCGTGCTGGGCCGGCGGGTGCAGGACCTCAACACGATCGTGCTCCACCTGGGCAACGGGGCGTCGGCGTCGGCCGTGCGCGGGGGCGTGCCCGTCGACACGTCGATGGGCCTGACGCCGCTCGAGGGGCTCGTCATGGGCACCCGCTCGGGCGACGTCGACCCCGCGGTGGTCTTCCACCTCGCGCGCAACGCGGGCATGAGCATCGACGAGCTCGACACGCTGCTCAACAAGCGCTCGGGCGTCAAGGGCCTGTCAGGCGAGAACGACATGCGCCAGCTGCGGCGCCTCGTCGAGGAGGGCGACGAGGACGCGTCGCTCGCGTTCGACGTCTACGTCCACCGCCTCAAGAAGTACGTGGGCGCATACCTCGCGGTCCTCGGCCGCGTCGACGTCGTCGCGTTCACCGCGGGCGTCGGCGAGAACGACGCGCGCGTGCGCGCCGCGGTGTGCTCGGGCCTCGAGGGGCTCGGCATCGCGGTCGACGAGGAGCGCAACGCCGCGCGCGCCGGCGAGCCGCGGATCATCTCCCCCGACTGGGCCACGACGCTCGTCATGGTCGTGCCCACCATGGAGGAGCTCGCCATCGCGCGGCAGTGCGTCGAGGCCGTCGAGGGCCTCCAGCCGTCCGCGGCGGTCCCCGCCGGCTGA
- the pta gene encoding phosphate acetyltransferase, whose translation MTTTSRTRSIYIASPEGETGKSAVALGVLDLLVRQVQRVGVFRAVSRVTSRPHDDATPAERDHVLEMLLEHDGVGLSYEESVGVTYEEVHADPEAALSRIVARYHEVAARCDAVVVVGTDYTDVSGATELAFNARVAANLGSPVLLVVSGRGRTPDEVRTLVRLSVGELHANHAQPVGVVVNRAERADGGEAPADLANLAGDEDLPVWAIPEEPFLQAPTVEQLRRAVRGELLHGDPDLLAREALDLLVGAMTFEHMLDRLTEGAVVITPGDRTDVVLGLLAVQSAAAFPSIAGIILTGGYVPEGASGRLVAALEPHVPILTTQLGTFRAAGAAAGTRGAVTAASTRKIDTALALFEKNVDGEALLARLDVPRTPVVTPLMFEYELIERARADRRRVVLPEGDDDRILRAASTVLARGIADLVILGDETRIRHRASELGLDIAAATVLSPTDPEHVEMFATEYARLRAHKGMTVERAREIVTDVSYFGTMMVHLGLADGMVSGAAHTTAHTIRPSFEIIKTAPGVSVVSSVFLMCLEDRVLAYGDCAVIPDPTATELADIAISSAATAAQFGIEPRIAMLSYSTGSSGSGADVDKVREATDLVRERRPDLSVEGPIQYDAAVDASVAASKLPESSVAGRATVFVFPDLNTGNNTYKAVQRSAGAVAIGPVLQGLNKPVNDLSRGALVQDIVNTVAITAIQAQGAGSPGSGETA comes from the coding sequence ATGACCACCACGAGCAGGACCCGCAGCATCTACATCGCGTCGCCCGAGGGCGAGACCGGCAAGTCGGCGGTCGCGCTCGGCGTGCTCGACCTCCTGGTCCGTCAGGTCCAGCGCGTCGGCGTGTTCCGCGCCGTCTCGCGCGTGACCTCGCGGCCGCACGACGACGCCACCCCGGCCGAGCGCGACCACGTGCTCGAGATGCTCCTCGAGCACGACGGCGTCGGGCTGTCGTACGAGGAGTCGGTCGGCGTCACCTACGAGGAGGTCCACGCCGACCCGGAGGCGGCGCTGTCGCGCATCGTCGCCCGGTACCACGAGGTCGCCGCGCGGTGCGACGCGGTCGTCGTCGTCGGCACCGACTACACCGACGTCTCGGGCGCGACCGAGCTCGCGTTCAACGCGCGCGTCGCGGCCAACCTCGGCTCGCCCGTGCTGCTCGTGGTCTCGGGCCGCGGGCGCACCCCCGACGAGGTCAGGACGCTCGTACGCCTGAGCGTCGGCGAGCTGCACGCCAACCACGCCCAGCCGGTCGGCGTCGTCGTCAACCGGGCGGAGCGGGCCGACGGGGGCGAGGCCCCCGCGGACCTGGCGAACCTCGCGGGCGACGAGGACCTGCCGGTGTGGGCCATCCCCGAGGAGCCGTTCCTCCAGGCGCCCACCGTCGAGCAGCTGCGCCGGGCCGTGCGCGGCGAGCTCCTGCACGGCGACCCCGACCTCCTGGCGCGCGAGGCCCTCGACCTGCTCGTCGGCGCGATGACGTTCGAGCACATGCTCGACCGGCTCACCGAGGGGGCCGTCGTCATCACGCCGGGCGACCGGACCGACGTCGTGCTCGGCCTGCTCGCGGTCCAGAGCGCGGCGGCGTTCCCCTCGATCGCGGGCATCATCCTCACGGGCGGGTACGTGCCCGAGGGCGCCTCGGGCCGGCTCGTCGCCGCGCTCGAGCCGCACGTCCCGATCCTCACGACCCAGCTCGGCACGTTCCGCGCGGCCGGCGCGGCGGCCGGCACGCGCGGCGCCGTGACCGCGGCGTCGACCCGCAAGATCGACACCGCGCTCGCGCTCTTCGAGAAGAACGTCGACGGCGAGGCGCTGCTCGCGCGGCTCGACGTGCCGCGCACGCCCGTCGTCACGCCGCTGATGTTCGAGTACGAGCTCATCGAGCGCGCCCGGGCCGACCGCCGTCGTGTCGTCCTGCCCGAGGGCGACGACGACCGCATCCTGCGCGCGGCGTCGACCGTGCTCGCGCGCGGCATCGCCGACCTCGTCATCCTCGGGGACGAGACCCGCATCCGGCACCGCGCGTCCGAGCTGGGCCTCGACATCGCGGCCGCGACCGTGCTCTCCCCCACCGACCCCGAGCACGTCGAGATGTTCGCCACCGAGTACGCCCGGCTGCGGGCGCACAAGGGCATGACCGTCGAGCGGGCGCGCGAGATCGTCACGGACGTGTCGTACTTCGGCACGATGATGGTGCACCTCGGCCTGGCCGACGGCATGGTCTCGGGCGCCGCCCACACGACCGCGCACACGATCCGGCCGTCGTTCGAGATCATCAAGACCGCGCCCGGCGTGTCCGTGGTGTCGTCGGTGTTCCTCATGTGCCTCGAGGACCGCGTGCTCGCCTACGGCGACTGCGCGGTGATCCCCGACCCGACCGCGACCGAGCTCGCCGACATCGCGATCTCCTCGGCCGCGACGGCCGCGCAGTTCGGCATCGAGCCGCGCATCGCGATGCTGTCGTACTCGACCGGCTCGTCGGGCTCGGGCGCCGACGTCGACAAGGTGCGCGAGGCCACCGACCTCGTCCGCGAGCGCCGCCCCGACCTGTCGGTCGAGGGGCCGATCCAGTACGACGCCGCGGTCGACGCCTCGGTCGCCGCGTCGAAGCTCCCGGAGTCCTCCGTGGCGGGCCGCGCGACCGTGTTCGTCTTCCCCGACCTCAACACGGGCAACAACACCTACAAGGCGGTGCAGCGCTCGGCCGGGGCGGTCGCCATCGGGCCCGTGCTGCAGGGGCTCAACAAGCCCGTCAACGACCTGTCGCGCGGCGCGCTCGTGCAGGACATCGTCAACACCGTGGCCATCACGGCCATCCAGGCGCAGGGCGCCGGGTCGCCCGGATCAGGAGAGACCGCGTGA
- a CDS encoding phosphoketolase, producing MTTTTSTSAWRATGVAELDQADLERLDRWWRAANYLSVGQIYLLDNPLLREPLTRDHVKPRLLGHWGTTPGLTFLYAHLSRAIKAREQSTIYITGPGHGGPGLVASAYLEGTYSEVYSDVTQDAEGMRRLFRQFSFPGGVPSHVAPETPGSIHEGGELGYALSHAYGAAFDNPDLLVAAVVGDGEAETGPLATSWHSNKFLNPAQDGVVLPILHLNGYKIANPTVFDRIPQDELRDLMVGYGHRPYFFEGGYDRDEPPLEVHRRFAALLDEVLDEIAAIKARAADGDLARPRWPMIVFRTPKGWSGPEEIDGKKTTGSWRAHQVPLASARDTEEHLRTLEDWLRSYRPEELFDDDGRLVDDVASLTPEGHLRMSDNPHANGGLLLHDLRLPDFRDYAVDVPSPGGAIAEAPRVLGRWLTDVIRRNPDNFRIFGPDETASNRLQAVYDATDKQWNAEIVGPEVDEHLARAGRVMEMLSEHQVQGWLEGYLLTGRHGLMNSYEAFIHIVDSMFNQHAKWLKVTNHIPWRRPIASLNYLLSSHVWRQDHNGFSHQDPGFIDHVVNKKAEIVRVYLPPDANTLLSTYDHCLRSRQYVNVVVAGKQPSPQFLSMDEAVAHCTRGLGIWEWAGTEVPGEDPDVVLAAAGDVPTLEVLAAADILRRELPDLKVRVVNVVDLMRLQDEREHPHGLSDTQFDGLFTTDRPIIFAYHGYPWLIHRLTYRRTGHANLHVRGYKEEGTTTTPFDMVMLNDVDRYHLVIDVIDRVDGLGQRHAGLRQRMVDARIRARAWTREHGEDIPEVRDWVWPDVGQTATEEGGPQYAGAQDTGGDNE from the coding sequence ATGACCACCACGACCAGCACCTCCGCCTGGCGCGCCACCGGCGTCGCCGAGCTGGACCAGGCCGACCTCGAGCGCCTCGACCGGTGGTGGCGCGCCGCGAACTACCTCTCGGTCGGGCAGATCTACCTGCTCGACAACCCGCTGCTGCGCGAGCCCCTCACGCGCGACCACGTCAAGCCGCGCCTCCTCGGGCACTGGGGCACCACGCCGGGGCTCACGTTCCTCTACGCGCACCTGTCGCGGGCGATCAAGGCCCGTGAGCAGTCGACGATCTACATCACGGGCCCGGGCCACGGCGGCCCCGGCCTCGTCGCGAGCGCGTACCTCGAGGGCACGTACTCCGAGGTGTACTCGGACGTGACCCAGGACGCCGAGGGCATGCGCCGGCTGTTCCGGCAGTTCTCCTTCCCGGGAGGCGTACCGTCGCACGTCGCGCCCGAGACGCCCGGCTCGATCCACGAGGGCGGCGAGCTCGGCTACGCGCTGAGCCACGCGTACGGGGCGGCGTTCGACAACCCCGACCTGCTCGTCGCGGCCGTCGTGGGCGACGGCGAGGCCGAGACCGGCCCGCTCGCCACGAGCTGGCACTCGAACAAGTTCCTCAACCCGGCGCAGGACGGCGTCGTGCTGCCGATCCTGCACCTCAACGGGTACAAGATCGCCAACCCGACGGTCTTCGACCGGATCCCGCAGGACGAGCTGCGCGACCTGATGGTCGGGTACGGCCACCGGCCGTACTTCTTCGAGGGCGGCTACGACCGCGACGAGCCGCCGCTCGAGGTGCACCGCCGCTTCGCCGCCCTGCTCGACGAGGTGCTCGACGAGATCGCGGCGATCAAGGCCCGCGCGGCGGACGGCGACCTCGCCCGGCCGCGGTGGCCCATGATCGTCTTCCGCACGCCCAAGGGGTGGTCCGGCCCGGAGGAGATCGACGGCAAGAAGACGACCGGGTCATGGCGGGCGCACCAGGTGCCGCTCGCGAGCGCCCGCGACACCGAGGAGCACCTGCGGACCCTCGAGGACTGGCTGCGCTCGTACCGCCCGGAGGAGCTGTTCGACGACGACGGCCGCCTCGTCGACGACGTCGCGTCGCTCACGCCCGAGGGGCACCTGCGCATGAGCGACAACCCCCACGCCAACGGCGGCCTGCTGCTGCACGACCTGCGCCTGCCCGACTTCCGCGACTACGCGGTCGACGTGCCGTCGCCCGGCGGGGCGATCGCCGAGGCGCCGCGCGTGCTCGGGCGGTGGCTCACCGACGTGATCCGCCGCAACCCGGACAACTTCCGGATCTTCGGCCCGGACGAGACGGCGTCGAACCGGCTCCAGGCGGTGTACGACGCGACCGACAAGCAGTGGAACGCCGAGATCGTCGGGCCCGAGGTCGACGAGCACCTCGCCCGCGCGGGCCGCGTCATGGAGATGCTCTCGGAGCACCAGGTGCAGGGCTGGCTCGAGGGCTACCTGCTCACCGGCCGGCACGGCCTGATGAACAGCTACGAGGCGTTCATCCACATCGTCGACTCGATGTTCAACCAGCACGCCAAGTGGCTCAAGGTCACCAACCACATCCCGTGGCGGCGGCCGATCGCGAGCCTCAACTACCTGCTGTCGAGCCACGTGTGGCGCCAGGACCACAACGGCTTCAGCCACCAGGACCCGGGCTTCATCGACCACGTCGTGAACAAGAAGGCCGAGATCGTCCGGGTGTACCTGCCGCCGGACGCCAACACCCTGCTGAGCACCTACGACCACTGCCTGCGCAGCCGGCAGTACGTCAACGTCGTCGTGGCGGGCAAGCAGCCCTCGCCGCAGTTCCTGTCGATGGACGAGGCGGTCGCGCACTGCACGCGTGGCCTCGGCATCTGGGAGTGGGCCGGCACCGAGGTGCCGGGCGAGGACCCCGACGTCGTGCTCGCGGCCGCGGGCGACGTCCCGACCCTCGAGGTGCTCGCCGCGGCCGACATCCTGCGCCGCGAGCTGCCCGACCTCAAGGTGCGCGTCGTCAACGTCGTCGACCTCATGCGGCTCCAGGACGAGCGCGAGCACCCGCACGGCCTGTCGGACACGCAGTTCGACGGCCTGTTCACCACGGACAGGCCGATCATCTTCGCCTACCACGGCTACCCGTGGCTCATCCACCGCCTCACGTACCGGCGCACCGGCCACGCCAACCTGCACGTGCGCGGGTACAAGGAGGAGGGCACCACGACCACGCCGTTCGACATGGTCATGCTCAACGACGTCGACCGCTACCACCTGGTCATCGACGTCATCGACCGCGTCGACGGCCTGGGCCAGCGGCACGCCGGCCTGCGCCAGCGCATGGTCGACGCCCGCATCCGCGCCCGGGCCTGGACGCGCGAGCACGGCGAGGACATCCCCGAGGTCCGCGACTGGGTGTGGCCCGACGTCGGGCAGACCGCGACCGAGGAGGGCGGCCCGCAGTACGCGGGCGCGCAGGACACCGGCGGCGACAACGAGTGA
- a CDS encoding SURF1 family protein, which produces MSSPVPARRSFWAVATQPRMIGILLLLLLAAAVCARLGVWQLDRAYERAQLAAQQEAAEALAAGPEGVGVLLPPQTSFPGELVGREVWVTGTYEAAGQVLVAGRALEGRTGYLVLTPLRVSDDGTGGASWASLSGPPVVPVVRGWVASPEDGAGLAVPEGEVRVTGWLQASEATSDAPVPDNPGGPPLTDAISTGALVNDWGGPIYSGYVVLTSSEPGQVAAADGGPAPLPRPVIEGGDGVNLQNVFYALQWWVFGLFAVALWVRLVRDETSGGRPRTRRRGTRAGDGDPVGAGIAGLPG; this is translated from the coding sequence GTGTCCAGCCCGGTGCCCGCCCGCAGGTCGTTCTGGGCGGTGGCCACCCAGCCCCGCATGATCGGCATCCTGCTCCTGCTGCTGCTCGCCGCCGCCGTGTGCGCCCGCCTCGGCGTGTGGCAGCTCGACCGCGCCTACGAGCGCGCCCAGCTCGCCGCCCAGCAGGAGGCCGCCGAGGCCCTGGCCGCCGGGCCCGAGGGCGTCGGCGTGCTCCTGCCGCCGCAGACCTCGTTCCCCGGCGAGCTCGTGGGGCGCGAGGTGTGGGTCACCGGCACCTACGAGGCCGCGGGCCAGGTGCTCGTCGCGGGGCGCGCGCTCGAGGGCCGCACCGGCTACCTCGTGCTCACGCCGCTGCGGGTGTCCGACGACGGCACGGGCGGCGCGTCGTGGGCGTCCCTGTCCGGGCCGCCCGTCGTGCCCGTGGTGCGCGGCTGGGTCGCCTCGCCCGAGGACGGCGCCGGGCTCGCGGTGCCCGAGGGCGAGGTGCGCGTCACGGGGTGGCTGCAGGCGTCCGAGGCGACGTCGGACGCGCCCGTGCCCGACAACCCGGGGGGCCCGCCGCTGACCGACGCGATCTCGACCGGGGCGCTCGTCAACGACTGGGGCGGACCGATCTACTCCGGCTACGTCGTGCTCACCTCGTCCGAGCCCGGCCAGGTCGCCGCGGCCGACGGTGGGCCCGCCCCGCTGCCGCGGCCCGTCATCGAGGGCGGCGACGGCGTGAACCTGCAGAACGTCTTCTACGCGCTGCAGTGGTGGGTCTTCGGCCTGTTCGCCGTGGCGCTGTGGGTGCGGCTCGTGCGCGACGAGACGAGCGGCGGCCGTCCGCGGACCCGGCGGCGCGGCACGCGCGCCGGCGACGGCGACCCGGTCGGCGCGGGCATCGCCGGGCTGCCGGGCTGA
- the thiE gene encoding thiamine phosphate synthase: MTTPSPLGTPAPAAAPLDPRARLADARLYLCTDAREERGDLEDFLHAVLAGGVDVVQLRDKTLDVARELELQELVARVASEHGALWAVNDRADVARLTGAPVVHMGQRDLPVPAVRALLGPDPVLGRSTHSAEQAAAADADPAVDYFCVGPLWATPTKPGRPAVGLDLLRTVAASAPATPWFAIGGIDAERLGAVLDAGARRVVVVRALTLAANPERAARELRERLTAAGPA; encoded by the coding sequence GTGACCACGCCCTCGCCCCTCGGCACGCCCGCGCCCGCCGCCGCCCCGCTCGACCCGCGCGCCCGGCTCGCGGACGCCCGCCTCTACCTGTGCACCGACGCGCGCGAGGAGCGCGGCGACCTCGAGGACTTCCTGCACGCGGTGCTCGCGGGCGGCGTCGACGTCGTCCAGCTACGCGACAAGACCCTCGACGTCGCGCGCGAGCTCGAGCTCCAGGAACTCGTGGCGCGGGTCGCGTCGGAGCACGGCGCGCTGTGGGCGGTCAACGACCGCGCCGACGTCGCGCGGCTCACGGGCGCGCCCGTGGTGCACATGGGACAGCGCGACCTGCCCGTGCCGGCGGTGCGGGCGCTCCTGGGACCCGACCCGGTCCTCGGCCGGTCGACGCACTCGGCCGAGCAGGCCGCGGCCGCCGACGCCGACCCCGCGGTCGACTACTTCTGCGTCGGCCCGCTGTGGGCCACGCCGACCAAGCCGGGGCGGCCCGCCGTCGGGCTGGACCTGCTGCGCACCGTGGCCGCGAGCGCCCCGGCCACGCCGTGGTTCGCGATCGGCGGGATCGACGCCGAGCGGCTCGGCGCGGTGCTCGACGCCGGCGCGCGCCGCGTCGTCGTCGTGCGCGCCCTGACGCTGGCGGCCAACCCCGAGCGGGCCGCGCGCGAGCTGCGCGAGCGGCTCACCGCCGCCGGCCCGGCCTGA
- the thiO gene encoding glycine oxidase ThiO — MDSSSEWPTDVVVVGAGIVGAAVAWRAARAGLRVTVLDPSPGDGATRAAAGMLAPVSETWFGEQAAVRLGLAGRDAWPAFAAELAAETGADPGLRPTGTLLVAYDADDAAHLRRWLDLHASWSLESAALAPAEARRREPLLGPRLAGAAWVPGDDVADPRATHAALLAALRERRGAAVVPRAGVRLLRDARGAVVGVVDDAGETHRAGAVVLATGWRAAELVAGLPVAVPVRPVRGQTLRLDAGPDVAPSHVVRGTVQGRPVYVVPRGPGTGRGPGATPEHREVVVGATSEEGPDDRRATAGGVFALLRDARALLPGLDEAALVETTARARPATPDNLPLVGPTDVPGLHLAAGHHRNGVLLAPVTADAVVAGLEGDDPPAALAAADPRRFTPTPVRGA, encoded by the coding sequence GTGGACTCGTCGTCCGAGTGGCCGACCGACGTGGTCGTCGTCGGCGCCGGCATCGTCGGCGCCGCGGTGGCCTGGCGTGCCGCGCGCGCCGGGCTGCGGGTCACGGTCCTCGACCCGTCCCCGGGCGACGGCGCGACGCGCGCGGCCGCGGGCATGCTCGCGCCCGTGAGCGAGACGTGGTTCGGCGAGCAGGCCGCGGTGCGGCTCGGGCTCGCGGGCCGCGACGCGTGGCCGGCGTTCGCCGCCGAGCTCGCGGCCGAGACGGGCGCCGACCCCGGCCTGCGCCCCACCGGCACACTCCTCGTCGCGTACGACGCCGACGACGCCGCGCACCTGCGCCGGTGGCTCGACCTCCACGCGTCGTGGTCGCTCGAGTCGGCCGCGCTCGCGCCCGCCGAGGCGCGCCGCCGCGAGCCGCTGCTCGGGCCGCGTCTCGCGGGCGCCGCCTGGGTGCCGGGCGACGACGTCGCCGACCCGCGCGCGACCCACGCCGCCCTCCTCGCGGCCCTCCGGGAGCGCCGCGGCGCCGCCGTCGTGCCCCGCGCGGGCGTGCGGCTCCTGCGCGACGCGCGCGGCGCCGTCGTCGGGGTCGTCGACGACGCGGGGGAGACGCACCGGGCGGGCGCCGTCGTGCTCGCGACGGGCTGGCGGGCCGCCGAGCTCGTGGCCGGCCTGCCCGTCGCCGTCCCGGTCCGGCCCGTGCGCGGGCAGACGCTGCGGCTCGACGCCGGACCCGACGTCGCGCCCTCGCACGTCGTCCGCGGGACGGTGCAGGGGCGTCCCGTGTACGTCGTGCCGCGCGGGCCCGGCACGGGGCGGGGACCGGGCGCGACGCCTGAGCACCGCGAGGTCGTCGTCGGCGCGACGAGCGAGGAGGGGCCCGACGACCGTCGCGCGACCGCCGGCGGCGTGTTCGCCCTCCTGCGCGACGCCCGCGCGCTCCTGCCCGGGCTCGACGAGGCCGCGCTCGTCGAGACGACCGCGCGGGCGCGGCCCGCCACGCCCGACAACCTGCCGCTCGTCGGACCCACCGACGTGCCGGGCCTGCACCTGGCCGCCGGCCACCACCGCAACGGCGTCCTGCTCGCACCCGTGACGGCCGACGCCGTCGTCGCCGGCCTCGAGGGGGACGACCCTCCGGCGGCGCTCGCGGCGGCCGACCCGCGCCGCTTCACCCCGACCCCCGTCCGAGGAGCCTGA
- the thiS gene encoding sulfur carrier protein ThiS — protein sequence MTSPTALVNGEPYAVADGLTVDRLVTDLVPGCVVDGSPQGVAVAIDDAVVPRSRWAATRVHDGARVEVVTAVQGG from the coding sequence ATGACCTCACCGACCGCTCTCGTCAACGGCGAGCCGTACGCCGTGGCCGACGGCCTCACGGTCGACCGGCTCGTCACCGACCTCGTCCCCGGCTGCGTGGTCGACGGCTCGCCCCAGGGCGTCGCCGTCGCGATCGACGACGCCGTCGTGCCGCGGAGCCGGTGGGCAGCGACCCGCGTGCACGACGGCGCGCGCGTCGAGGTCGTCACCGCGGTGCAGGGCGGGTGA
- a CDS encoding thiazole synthase → MGTGGAPSLMALEGALVASGTELTTVAMRRVARPRPGSPADDASVWGLLARLGIRALPNTAGCFSAREAVLTAQLAREACGTSWVKLEVIADDVTLLPEPLGLVEAAEELVRDGFVVLPYTNDDPILARRLEDVGCAAVMPLGAPIGSGLGILNPRNIEAIADAARVPVILDAGIGTASDAAQAMELGCDGVLLATAVTRAADPVRMARAMRLAVEAGHDARQAGRIPRRERALASSPPDGRMAVGDRPGNLDLAL, encoded by the coding sequence ATGGGGACCGGCGGGGCGCCGAGCCTCATGGCGCTCGAGGGCGCGCTCGTCGCGTCGGGGACCGAGCTGACCACCGTGGCGATGCGCCGGGTGGCCCGCCCGCGACCGGGCTCGCCGGCCGACGACGCCTCGGTGTGGGGCCTCCTCGCCCGCCTGGGGATCCGCGCCCTGCCCAACACCGCCGGCTGCTTCTCGGCGCGCGAGGCCGTGCTCACGGCGCAGCTGGCGCGCGAGGCGTGCGGCACGAGCTGGGTCAAGCTCGAGGTGATCGCCGACGACGTCACGCTGCTGCCCGAGCCCCTCGGCCTGGTCGAGGCCGCGGAGGAGCTGGTGCGCGACGGCTTCGTCGTCCTGCCGTACACCAACGACGACCCGATCCTGGCCCGCCGCCTCGAGGACGTCGGGTGCGCCGCGGTCATGCCGCTCGGCGCGCCGATCGGCTCCGGCCTCGGCATCCTCAACCCGCGCAACATCGAGGCCATCGCCGACGCCGCGCGCGTGCCGGTGATCCTCGACGCCGGCATCGGCACCGCGTCCGACGCCGCGCAGGCGATGGAGCTCGGCTGCGACGGCGTGCTCCTCGCCACGGCCGTGACGCGGGCCGCCGACCCGGTGCGGATGGCCCGCGCGATGCGGCTCGCGGTCGAGGCCGGGCACGACGCGCGCCAGGCCGGTCGGATCCCGCGCCGCGAGCGCGCGCTGGCGTCCTCGCCGCCGGACGGGCGCATGGCCGTCGGCGACCGGCCGGGCAACCTCGACCTCGCCCTCTAG